The proteins below come from a single Acidovorax sp. NCPPB 4044 genomic window:
- the mog gene encoding molybdopterin adenylyltransferase — translation MPDSAAAPALPPPEPVRIGIVSVSDRASSGVYEDKGLPALRDWLSRALHNPLHFEPRLIPDERERIAATLTELVDTAGCHLVLTTGGTGPAPRDVTPDATLDVAHREMPGFGEQMRQIGLRFVPTAILSRQVAVVRHGSLIVNLPGQPKAIAETLEGLKDAGGQAVVQGIFAAVPYCIDLIGGPYLETRDAVCKAFRPKDARRPARPE, via the coding sequence ATGCCTGACTCCGCCGCCGCACCGGCGTTGCCGCCGCCCGAGCCGGTACGCATCGGCATCGTCTCGGTGAGCGACCGCGCGAGCAGCGGCGTCTATGAAGACAAGGGCCTGCCCGCGCTGCGCGACTGGCTGTCGCGCGCGCTCCACAACCCGCTGCATTTCGAGCCGCGGCTCATCCCCGACGAACGCGAGCGCATCGCGGCCACGCTCACCGAACTGGTGGACACCGCGGGCTGCCACCTCGTGCTGACCACGGGCGGCACGGGCCCGGCCCCGCGCGACGTCACGCCCGACGCCACGCTGGACGTGGCGCACCGCGAGATGCCGGGCTTCGGCGAGCAGATGCGGCAGATCGGCCTGCGCTTCGTGCCCACGGCCATCCTGTCGCGGCAGGTCGCGGTGGTCCGGCACGGCAGCCTCATCGTCAATCTGCCGGGCCAGCCCAAGGCCATCGCGGAAACGCTCGAAGGCCTGAAGGATGCCGGGGGCCAGGCGGTCGTGCAGGGTATCTTCGCGGCCGTCCCGTATTGCATCGATCTCATCGGCGGCCCATACCTGGAAACGCGCGACGCGGTCTGCAAGGCGTTCCGCCCCAAGGATGCGCGCCGTCCCGCACGGCCGGAGTGA